Proteins from a genomic interval of Paenibacillus lentus:
- a CDS encoding XkdQ/YqbQ family protein — translation MLQVVTDDKQGGVFDISELITDANWKTSRIGKPGSFDFTMLQDSNYMINNGDIVAVKYDDKPLFYGYVFSIGRSQEDTLKIKAYDQIRYLTATDTYVFKNKTAAAIIKQIANDFELKWGHIADTKYAIPNLIEDGQKLIDIIDKALALTTVNTGSIYVFYDDYGNLTLQNVKDMKLDIVVGDKSLMTGFSFEKSIDSETYNQIKLVRDNKDTKKRDMHIAQDSANIAKWGRLQYYEKVDENMNDAQIRQLLDQLVKLKNRETKSLKVDALGNPSVRAGCYIHVEIGELAINQLYLVEECSHRFSGEEYTLQIELKVIE, via the coding sequence ATGTTACAGGTAGTAACAGATGACAAACAGGGCGGCGTATTTGATATATCCGAGCTTATAACCGATGCGAATTGGAAAACGTCCAGGATCGGCAAACCTGGAAGTTTCGACTTTACTATGCTGCAAGATAGCAATTATATGATCAATAACGGGGATATCGTCGCTGTGAAGTATGATGATAAGCCCCTTTTTTATGGCTATGTATTTTCAATTGGCCGAAGTCAAGAAGATACACTCAAGATCAAGGCGTATGATCAGATTCGATACTTAACCGCTACAGATACCTACGTATTTAAGAACAAGACGGCAGCAGCGATCATCAAGCAGATTGCCAACGACTTCGAGTTGAAGTGGGGCCATATCGCAGATACCAAATATGCAATACCCAATTTAATCGAGGACGGTCAGAAGCTGATTGATATCATCGACAAAGCTTTAGCACTTACAACGGTCAATACCGGAAGCATCTATGTGTTTTACGACGACTACGGTAATCTGACGTTGCAAAATGTAAAGGACATGAAGTTGGATATCGTTGTCGGGGACAAGAGTTTGATGACCGGGTTCAGCTTTGAAAAGAGCATCGATAGCGAAACGTATAACCAGATCAAGCTGGTACGTGATAACAAGGACACCAAGAAGCGGGATATGCATATTGCTCAGGATAGCGCTAATATAGCCAAGTGGGGGAGATTACAGTACTACGAAAAAGTTGACGAGAACATGAATGATGCCCAAATTCGTCAGCTTCTCGACCAGTTGGTCAAACTTAAAAACCGCGAGACCAAAAGCTTAAAGGTGGATGCCCTTGGGAACCCGTCCGTTCGTGCTGGCTGCTATATCCATGTAGAAATCGGGGAGTTGGCGATTAACCAGCTTTACTTGGTTGAGGAATGTTCCCACCGTTTCAGTGGCGAAGAATACACATTGCAAATTGAATTGAAGG